TTGCATTCGCCGCCCGTGCCCCAACCGCTACTTGCCGTTTCCAATCTTACGCTCGATTTCCTCAGCCACCGTGGCCACACCCGGGCCGTAGACGGCGTGTCGTTTGAGTTGAGCCGGGGCGAAACGGTGGCGATAGTGGGGGAGTCGGGTTCGGGCAAATCGGTCACGTCGCTGGCTTTGCTAGGGCTGATTCCCATGCCGCCCGGCCGGCTGGTATCGGGCTCGGCCGTGTTTCAGTCGGGGGCCCTGGGCGAAGTAGACCTGCTGACCCTGCCCGAAAAGCAGCTGCAAAAAGTGCGGGGCAACGACATCGGGATGATCTTCCAGGAGCCGATGACCTCCTTGAACCCCGTGCTCACCTGCGGGGCCCAGGTGGCCGAGGCCCTGCTGCTGCACACCAGCCTCAGCAAAGCCGAGGCCCGGGAGCGCACCATCGAGCTGTTCACCGAAGCGCAGCTGCCGCGCCCGGCCGGCATCTTCACCAGCTACCCGCACGAGATTTCGGGCGGCCAGAAGCAGCGCGTGATGATTGCCATGGCCATGGCCTGCCGACCCGCGCTACTCATCGCCGACGAGCCCACCACGGCCCTCGACGTGACGGTGCAGGCCCGCATGCTGCGCCTCATCGACGACCTGCGGCGGCAGCACGGCACGGCGGTGCTCTTCATCACCCACGACCTGGGCGTGGTGGCCGAAATTGCCGACCACATCCTGGTCATGTACCGCGGGAAAGTGGTGGAACAGGGCCCCGTGCTGGAAATCTTCGAGAATCCGCAACATCCGTACACAAAAGGCCTTCTGGCGTGCCGTCCGCGCCTCTCGGTGGGCCTGAAACGGCTCCCCGTGGTGGCTGATTTCATGGCGGAAGACGCCAGCGGGTTCCTCACGGCCCAGCCGGCGCCGGTGGTGGCCTTGGAGGATGAGGTACTTACGGATTCATCGCCCGAAATCGAGGCCCAGCAGTTACGGGATAATTCCGGTACCACCAAAACGTTCCCCGTGGAACATCTA
This genomic stretch from Hymenobacter sp. PAMC 26628 harbors:
- a CDS encoding ABC transporter ATP-binding protein encodes the protein MPQPLLAVSNLTLDFLSHRGHTRAVDGVSFELSRGETVAIVGESGSGKSVTSLALLGLIPMPPGRLVSGSAVFQSGALGEVDLLTLPEKQLQKVRGNDIGMIFQEPMTSLNPVLTCGAQVAEALLLHTSLSKAEARERTIELFTEAQLPRPAGIFTSYPHEISGGQKQRVMIAMAMACRPALLIADEPTTALDVTVQARMLRLIDDLRRQHGTAVLFITHDLGVVAEIADHILVMYRGKVVEQGPVLEIFENPQHPYTKGLLACRPRLSVGLKRLPVVADFMAEDASGFLTAQPAPVVALEDEVLTDSSPEIEAQQLRDNSGTTKTFPVEHLQMGVEQPAPTGAPARVPQPGGPPALAANGAVAEAQPLLQVENLQVHFPVRSGWFQPKAVVRAVDDVSFTLYPGETVGLVGESGCGKTTLGRALLRLTEPTAGRILFEGTDLARLPAEELRRRRREFQLVFQDPYAALNPMLTVGEAIWEPMRVHGVGGTRAAQKARVLELLQIVGLREEHFLRYPHEFSGGQRQRICIARALALQPKLIVCDESVSALDVSVQAQVLNLLNDLKREFGITYLFITHDLSVARFMSDRLLVMHQGRIVESGPAAAIYAHPQHAYTQGLLAAIPKDSLADIRSAVAGRAA